One part of the Tolypothrix sp. PCC 7910 genome encodes these proteins:
- a CDS encoding S-layer family protein: MKALSLGWVLINGILTSGILCWCSVANAQVTSDNTLNTTVSQTGNNFTITNGSAVNTNLFHSFQQFSVPTNGSATFDLANTPNISTIFSRVTGGNISHIDGLIQTINSKNPVSLFLMNPNGIIFGANAKLNIGGSFIGTTANGIKFNDGSEFSAINSQTKPLLSMNVPIGLQMGSNPASITVQGTGHSLSNPNPSGLPPIIVAPSATELRVQPGKTLALVGGDLNLDGGTLTAQQGQIELGSVSDAGLISLILTAQGYALGYENGQSFGDIQLAKKSLLDVSGINAGSVQIQGQNVEFTDGSLILTQNFGYLPGGEIHLQASAAIDMIGRTNAEIWSGIRSETFGSAAGGNISVITPKLTIQQGAGLNSSTIGTAASGNIAIQATAIELSGYSPSNPRDISNLGTSSYYSSGNAGDIFVNGNSLVISGGASLGSATFGSGSSGQVTIRNQRTTVIGESPFGFYSNIASTTFATGNAKTLSLDTAKLQILDGGAVAATSFFTGNGGDISINATESIEISGRSPSNISSINSSVLNLNPQLQQLFGLPNILTANAGNVSLTTPNLILTDGGTVSVTNQGSGNGGNLNITANTLRLDRQATIQAQTESGNGGNIALQVEKLLMLRDNSAIAATAGGNGNGGNISINAPIIVGLENSDIIADAFQGRGGNIQITTQGIIGLQFRPQLTPENDITASSQFGVSGTVQINNIGVDPNSGLIELPANVTDPSQQIATGCAGDQGSKFVATGKGGIPQNPTEEVRSDRTWSDIRDISAFRKTPQVQAQIPPSSEALVQATSWHRNADGKVELVAAQSSTHLQQPLTCAALVKN, encoded by the coding sequence ATGAAAGCACTCTCTTTGGGCTGGGTTTTAATCAATGGAATCCTAACCAGTGGAATACTTTGTTGGTGTAGTGTTGCCAACGCTCAAGTAACATCAGATAATACGCTCAATACTACCGTCTCTCAAACGGGTAATAACTTCACCATTACTAACGGTAGTGCCGTTAACACTAATCTATTTCATAGTTTCCAACAGTTCTCTGTTCCCACTAACGGGTCAGCTACTTTTGATTTAGCGAACACGCCGAATATTTCTACCATTTTCAGCCGTGTGACAGGTGGAAATATATCTCACATTGATGGCTTGATTCAAACGATTAATAGTAAAAACCCGGTCAGTCTTTTTTTAATGAATCCTAACGGTATTATCTTTGGAGCTAATGCCAAACTCAACATCGGGGGTTCGTTTATTGGTACAACTGCCAACGGCATCAAGTTTAATGATGGTTCTGAGTTTAGTGCAATTAATTCTCAAACCAAACCATTATTAAGTATGAATGTTCCCATTGGTTTGCAAATGGGTAGCAATCCTGCATCAATTACAGTTCAAGGTACAGGACACTCGTTAAGTAATCCCAATCCTAGTGGGTTGCCTCCTATAATTGTGGCTCCAAGTGCTACCGAACTGCGGGTACAGCCAGGAAAAACCCTGGCTTTGGTTGGTGGCGATTTAAATCTGGATGGGGGAACTTTGACTGCTCAACAAGGACAAATAGAGTTAGGCAGTGTGAGTGATGCAGGCTTGATTAGCTTGATACTTACTGCACAGGGATATGCCTTGGGGTATGAAAATGGGCAGAGTTTTGGTGATATTCAACTAGCAAAAAAGTCGCTACTTGATGTGAGTGGAATCAATGCCGGATCTGTACAGATTCAGGGGCAAAACGTCGAATTTACTGACGGTTCACTCATTCTGACGCAAAATTTTGGTTATTTACCCGGTGGTGAAATTCACCTGCAAGCATCAGCAGCGATAGACATGATTGGTAGAACCAATGCAGAAATTTGGAGTGGGATTCGCAGTGAAACTTTCGGTAGCGCAGCAGGTGGTAATATCAGCGTTATTACTCCCAAGCTGACAATCCAACAGGGAGCAGGGTTGAATAGTTCAACTATAGGAACGGCCGCAAGTGGCAATATCGCAATTCAGGCAACTGCAATTGAACTGTCTGGCTATTCACCAAGCAATCCTAGAGATATTAGTAATCTTGGTACGTCTAGTTATTATAGTTCGGGGAATGCTGGCGACATCTTTGTCAATGGCAATAGTTTAGTAATATCAGGTGGAGCTTCATTAGGTTCAGCAACATTTGGTAGTGGCTCTAGTGGTCAAGTCACGATTCGCAACCAACGCACAACTGTTATTGGAGAAAGCCCCTTCGGATTCTATAGCAATATTGCCTCAACCACATTTGCCACCGGAAACGCTAAAACTTTGTCGCTTGATACCGCCAAGTTACAAATTCTCGATGGAGGAGCGGTTGCTGCAACTTCATTCTTCACAGGTAATGGCGGAGATATCAGTATTAATGCTACAGAATCAATCGAGATTAGTGGTCGTAGTCCAAGCAATATTAGTAGCATTAACTCATCTGTCCTTAACTTAAACCCACAACTCCAGCAGCTATTTGGTCTGCCAAATATACTAACAGCCAATGCAGGTAATGTAAGTCTCACCACACCCAACCTGATATTAACAGATGGCGGAACTGTGAGTGTTACTAATCAAGGTAGCGGCAATGGTGGCAATCTCAATATCACAGCGAATACCCTCCGATTAGACCGTCAAGCAACGATCCAGGCACAAACAGAATCCGGTAATGGTGGAAATATCGCCTTACAAGTAGAGAAATTATTAATGCTGCGTGATAATAGCGCGATCGCAGCTACCGCAGGCGGTAATGGTAATGGAGGTAATATCAGCATTAATGCACCGATCATCGTTGGATTAGAAAACAGCGACATTATTGCTGATGCTTTCCAAGGCAGGGGAGGCAATATTCAAATCACTACTCAAGGAATCATTGGATTACAGTTTCGTCCCCAACTCACCCCAGAAAATGATATTACAGCCAGTTCCCAGTTTGGTGTTAGTGGTACAGTCCAAATCAATAATATCGGCGTTGATCCTAATTCTGGCTTAATTGAACTGCCAGCGAATGTTACAGATCCATCGCAGCAAATTGCTACAGGCTGTGCTGGCGATCAAGGCAGTAAATTTGTGGCGACGGGAAAGGGTGGAATACCACAAAATCCTACAGAGGAAGTGAGGAGCGATCGCACTTGGTCTGATATTCGTGATATCTCTGCATTTCGCAAAACACCGCAAGTACAAGCACAAATCCCTCCATCTTCCGAAGCCCTTGTTCAAGCTACTTCTTGGCATCGTAACGCTGATGGAAAAGTTGAGTTAGTTGCAGCACAATCTTCTACACATCTGCAACAGCCTTTAACTTGTGCTGCACTTGTAAAAAATTAG